The Halorientalis sp. IM1011 genome window below encodes:
- the radB gene encoding DNA repair and recombination protein RadB, with product MSEPIPTGCQAVDELLGGGFERGVVTQLYGPPAAGKTNLALSAAVETAARGDSALFIDTEGISVDRLEQLANARTEDVEDLASRIIVSDVLDFDEQGEAVRDAEEFADQVELIVLDSATGFYRIRRSEDDEAGDALRTVARQVTHLLSLARKHDLAVVITNQVFTDPDSDRARPLGGHTLTHWSGVVLRLERFRGGNRRATLEKHQAKPAGETIQFKITGEGLQSVEDVP from the coding sequence GTGAGCGAGCCGATTCCCACCGGTTGCCAGGCCGTCGACGAGTTGCTGGGCGGCGGGTTCGAGCGCGGCGTCGTCACGCAGTTGTACGGCCCGCCGGCCGCTGGCAAGACCAACCTCGCGCTGTCGGCGGCCGTCGAGACCGCAGCACGCGGCGACTCCGCCCTCTTCATCGACACCGAGGGGATCTCCGTCGACCGGCTCGAACAACTCGCCAACGCCCGCACCGAAGACGTCGAGGACCTCGCCTCCCGGATCATCGTCTCGGACGTACTTGACTTCGACGAGCAGGGCGAGGCCGTCCGGGACGCCGAGGAGTTCGCCGATCAGGTGGAGTTGATCGTCCTCGATTCGGCGACCGGGTTCTACCGCATCCGCCGGAGCGAAGACGACGAGGCGGGCGACGCCCTCCGGACGGTGGCCCGGCAGGTGACACATCTGCTCTCTTTGGCCCGCAAACACGATCTGGCGGTCGTCATCACCAATCAGGTGTTCACCGACCCCGACAGCGACCGTGCGCGGCCGCTGGGCGGGCACACGCTGACCCACTGGTCGGGTGTCGTCCTCCGACTCGAACGGTTCCGCGGCGGGAACCGGCGGGCGACCCTCGAAAAGCACCAGGCCAAACCAGCGGGCGAGACGATCCAGTTCAAGATCACCGGCGAGGGACTGCAGAGCGTCGAGGACGTGCCGTAG
- a CDS encoding winged helix-turn-helix domain-containing protein, with the protein MKRDDVIDVIRREPVLRTLRRSDTVLRQSDLTDRLDLSKSTAHRAIATLEDLGAIERVDGGYALTALGAVLADETTGYLTRIDRIGDLAVFLDVIEELPFDLDDFEAYSVTHATVDNPTAPMIRLAELTERSTTVRVVTSSLAPQSFDAGRHLLRQGELTSAMVLDRRAFDSLIESERYGADLAADLRETPLSLYRHDDPIPFQLGLMDGTLCLGANDRNRRPEALLETSSDAAVSTGEALFEQYRDRAERITPADV; encoded by the coding sequence ATGAAACGGGACGACGTTATCGACGTGATTCGACGCGAACCGGTACTCAGGACTCTCCGCCGATCCGACACGGTGCTCCGGCAGAGCGACCTGACGGACCGACTGGACCTCTCGAAGTCGACGGCACACCGGGCGATAGCGACACTGGAAGACCTCGGCGCGATCGAGCGGGTCGACGGGGGCTACGCGCTGACGGCCCTGGGGGCAGTCCTCGCCGACGAGACCACCGGCTATCTGACACGGATCGACCGCATCGGGGACCTGGCGGTGTTTCTCGACGTCATCGAAGAGTTGCCCTTCGATCTCGACGACTTCGAGGCGTACAGCGTCACCCACGCGACCGTGGACAACCCGACCGCGCCGATGATCCGTCTCGCCGAGCTGACCGAGCGGTCCACGACTGTGCGTGTCGTGACCAGTTCCCTCGCCCCGCAGAGCTTCGACGCCGGTCGACACCTGCTCCGACAGGGTGAGCTCACCTCGGCGATGGTACTCGACCGGCGAGCGTTCGATTCGCTGATCGAGAGCGAACGGTACGGGGCCGATCTCGCGGCCGACCTGCGCGAGACGCCGCTTTCGCTCTACCGTCACGACGACCCCATTCCGTTCCAGCTCGGGCTCATGGACGGGACACTCTGTCTGGGAGCCAACGACCGGAACCGACGACCGGAAGCCCTCCTCGAAACGTCGTCCGACGCCGCCGTTTCCACGGGCGAAGCCCTGTTCGAGCAGTATCGCGACCGGGCCGAACGGATCACACCCGCGGACGTCTGA
- a CDS encoding thiol-activated cytolysin family protein, with protein MTEHDENTDVDRRTLLGSTAALGLATTAGCLGLLEESDGSDSDSTDGGPSSPSPEPSPTTAPTPVTTIRDDGANDSAPNLTLAPCVRDGTCLHTPDGNDVDPDLFQPNLTVDPVPVEDLPSDIDLGGSNDGDSGSGGSLRDPTTVTGSGAVEVVVTPNSKETSDENVGEEGTEEKSDVVCTTQKRRMTAGGPANFLMDPQIGTIWPGAILEANSIANGQFSPALSQQRRNGTPVQQIRTPIQLSLSLMNVDGDTTTTVENPSLGNVRNARSELLSRFNRTATPAKQKAQIHQIHSEEQLKVALGIHYDSNNLEIDNQFDYSSTSETNKQLAKYWQIYYTLDVSVPNPVANGFVTDQSQYLNRNDVLIKNVSYGRLLLFSAESKYQRTKVSNSLEAALNYGQKEGTVDVDVDHEQVLRDTQIDVQVMGGSAESGAKTVSKPGEGALDTIKDWIQRGARYDPASSPGVPISYHSKYLGNLDTANVYLTTSYTARNCRPKTSRYRIHNFSWEVLSESDPGNEEELYGDIYVVAWPIPEDGVLVGNDARIEPKGAPSDGEVWERKKSSHINLKQNQRKQLNVDETIVFEDTTELDESKAYIQVTGVPREKDPLSNDDFGNKKHVKWFLNESPSDPDTAGNGPGEFTIRWNDHGTEIELAFDISPLPP; from the coding sequence ATGACTGAACACGACGAGAACACGGACGTAGACAGACGGACGCTCCTCGGATCGACGGCGGCACTCGGTCTCGCAACGACCGCGGGCTGTCTGGGATTGCTCGAGGAGTCGGACGGCAGTGATTCGGACAGCACCGACGGGGGACCTTCATCCCCGTCGCCGGAACCCTCACCGACGACCGCACCGACGCCGGTGACGACCATCAGAGACGACGGGGCGAACGACTCGGCTCCCAACCTCACGCTGGCCCCGTGTGTCAGAGACGGAACCTGCCTGCACACGCCCGATGGCAACGACGTGGATCCGGACCTGTTCCAGCCGAACCTGACGGTCGATCCGGTCCCCGTCGAGGATCTGCCGTCGGATATCGACCTCGGTGGGTCCAACGACGGCGACTCCGGAAGTGGTGGGTCACTCCGGGATCCGACGACCGTCACGGGATCCGGTGCCGTCGAGGTCGTGGTCACGCCGAACAGCAAAGAGACGAGCGACGAGAACGTCGGTGAGGAAGGGACCGAAGAGAAATCGGACGTGGTCTGTACGACCCAGAAACGCCGGATGACCGCGGGCGGCCCAGCGAATTTCCTCATGGACCCCCAGATCGGAACGATCTGGCCCGGGGCGATTCTGGAAGCCAACAGTATCGCCAACGGTCAGTTCTCGCCGGCACTCTCACAGCAGCGCCGGAACGGGACGCCGGTCCAGCAGATCAGGACCCCCATCCAGCTCTCGCTGTCGTTGATGAACGTCGACGGCGACACCACGACGACGGTGGAAAACCCCTCGCTCGGGAACGTCCGGAACGCCCGGAGCGAACTCCTGAGTCGGTTCAACCGAACCGCGACGCCCGCCAAACAGAAGGCTCAGATCCACCAGATCCACTCCGAGGAACAGCTCAAAGTCGCCCTCGGGATCCACTACGACAGCAACAACCTCGAGATAGACAACCAGTTCGACTACTCCAGTACCTCCGAGACGAACAAGCAACTCGCGAAGTACTGGCAGATCTACTACACCCTCGACGTGTCGGTACCCAACCCCGTCGCCAACGGGTTCGTGACCGACCAGAGCCAGTATCTGAACCGCAACGACGTTCTCATCAAGAACGTCTCGTACGGTCGATTGCTGTTGTTCTCGGCCGAGTCGAAGTACCAGCGAACGAAAGTCAGCAACTCTCTGGAGGCGGCCCTCAACTACGGGCAAAAGGAGGGGACGGTCGACGTCGACGTCGATCACGAACAGGTCCTGCGCGATACGCAGATCGACGTTCAGGTCATGGGCGGCAGTGCCGAGAGCGGCGCGAAGACAGTCAGTAAGCCCGGCGAGGGGGCCCTCGATACGATCAAAGACTGGATCCAGCGCGGCGCTCGCTACGATCCCGCCTCCTCGCCCGGTGTCCCGATCTCCTATCACTCAAAGTACCTCGGCAACCTCGATACGGCGAACGTCTACCTGACGACCTCCTACACCGCCCGGAACTGTCGACCGAAGACCAGCAGGTACCGGATCCACAACTTCTCGTGGGAGGTACTCTCAGAGAGCGACCCGGGCAACGAGGAGGAACTCTACGGCGACATCTACGTCGTCGCGTGGCCGATCCCGGAAGACGGCGTGCTGGTCGGCAACGACGCCCGGATCGAGCCGAAGGGCGCACCCAGCGACGGGGAAGTGTGGGAACGGAAGAAATCCAGCCACATCAACCTCAAGCAGAACCAGCGAAAGCAACTCAACGTCGACGAGACCATCGTTTTCGAGGACACGACCGAACTGGACGAGAGCAAGGCCTACATCCAGGTCACGGGCGTCCCCCGGGAGAAAGACCCGCTCTCGAACGACGACTTCGGGAACAAGAAACACGTCAAGTGGTTCCTGAACGAGTCTCCCAGCGATCCCGACACGGCCGGCAACGGCCCCGGGGAGTTCACGATCCGGTGGAACGACCACGGAACCGAGATCGAACTCGCGTTCGACATCTCGCCGCTCCCGCCCTGA
- the larC gene encoding nickel pincer cofactor biosynthesis protein LarC, producing the protein MRTLAFDGRMGASGDMLLGALLAAGADRDALAPVEDAPSLDVIYQVRDVEKAGISATAVDVLLDGAETDGDPSDHDHHSDDHGHEHHDHTDEGTHDHSPDPEHGYGEADSLSDHEHDHDDGDHTHAEGHGPHRTYAEVVEIVDGLDLPAGVAADARAIFEILGEAEAAVHGTDLDDTHFHEVGADDAIADVVGVCLLLDDLGVDRVVTTPLSTGGGEAAMSHGTYPVPTPAVVEIAERADWAISGGPVERELLTPTGAAILAHVAEGVDRLPSLRVDASGYGAGGYDFDEHPNVLRAVVGEGDGGLQRDEITVLETNLDDAPPEVLGGLQDRLADVGARDVSIVPLTMKKSRPGHLVKVIVKPEDADRVARRLAEETGTLGVREHGAGHRWVASREVETATITVDGSEYAVDVKVASDTDGAVYDVSAEYDDALAVARETDLPVREVMRRAETETR; encoded by the coding sequence ATGCGAACACTCGCCTTCGACGGTCGGATGGGAGCCAGCGGCGACATGCTGCTGGGAGCCCTGCTGGCCGCCGGTGCCGACCGGGACGCCCTCGCACCCGTCGAGGACGCCCCGAGCCTCGACGTGATCTACCAGGTCCGGGACGTCGAGAAGGCCGGGATCAGCGCGACGGCAGTCGACGTGCTGTTGGACGGTGCGGAGACCGACGGGGACCCCAGCGATCACGACCACCACAGCGACGATCACGGGCACGAGCACCACGATCACACGGACGAGGGGACCCACGACCACTCGCCGGACCCGGAACACGGCTACGGCGAGGCGGATTCCCTGAGCGACCACGAACACGATCACGACGACGGCGACCATACTCACGCGGAAGGACACGGTCCGCACCGCACGTACGCGGAGGTCGTCGAGATCGTCGACGGACTGGACCTGCCGGCCGGGGTCGCCGCGGACGCACGGGCGATCTTCGAGATCCTCGGGGAGGCCGAGGCCGCCGTCCACGGCACCGACCTCGACGACACCCACTTCCACGAGGTCGGCGCAGACGACGCCATCGCGGACGTGGTCGGCGTCTGTCTGTTGCTCGACGACCTCGGCGTCGACCGGGTCGTGACGACGCCGCTCTCGACCGGCGGCGGCGAGGCAGCGATGAGCCACGGGACCTATCCCGTGCCGACGCCCGCCGTCGTCGAGATCGCCGAGCGTGCGGACTGGGCCATCTCGGGCGGCCCGGTCGAGCGGGAGTTACTGACCCCGACGGGCGCGGCCATCCTCGCCCACGTCGCCGAGGGGGTCGACCGGCTCCCCTCCCTCCGGGTCGACGCCTCGGGCTACGGCGCTGGCGGCTACGACTTCGACGAGCACCCCAACGTCCTCCGGGCCGTGGTCGGGGAGGGTGACGGGGGTCTCCAGCGCGACGAGATCACCGTGCTGGAGACGAATCTGGACGACGCACCCCCCGAAGTGCTGGGCGGGTTGCAGGACCGCCTCGCCGACGTGGGCGCGCGGGACGTATCCATCGTCCCGCTCACGATGAAGAAATCGCGGCCGGGCCATCTCGTGAAGGTGATCGTCAAGCCCGAGGACGCCGACCGGGTCGCCCGACGGCTGGCAGAGGAGACCGGGACGCTCGGTGTCCGGGAACACGGCGCGGGCCACCGCTGGGTCGCCTCCCGAGAGGTCGAGACCGCGACGATCACCGTCGACGGGTCCGAGTACGCGGTCGACGTGAAGGTTGCCAGCGACACCGACGGCGCTGTCTACGACGTGTCCGCCGAGTACGACGACGCGCTGGCGGTCGCCCGCGAGACCGACCTACCCGTCCGCGAGGTGATGCGGCGGGCGGAAACGGAGACCAGGTGA
- a CDS encoding PAS domain S-box protein, producing the protein MADVPSSIRVLHVDDDPELAAVAVDFLEREDERITATAVEDAESALSYLDDHEIDCIVSDHDMPGMDGLELLETVRETYPDLPFVLFTGKGSEEIASEAISAGVSDYLQKGTSTEQYELLANRIGNAVEQHLASRAVERAEGRLRELAENSNDALWMYSGDWSELQFINSAFEEIWGQSAERLLEDPQAFLEAVHPDDREFVREAAERLSAGESVNIEFRVNESEEYSRWAWVQAEPIFEGDEVARVVGFTRDITGRKERERERERYRRIVETMGDGVYALDATGSYVHVNEYLAALSGYDRETWLTTCEPSDFFSESDVTAFEDAIRRLLTEPEMSVETVEADMRTADGGTVPIEVNLTLRPMEDGEFRGTVGVVRDITERRERERELEQYETIVEAIPDEVYALDADGRFVTIIPPTDSEVTTTGYEPDELVGEHVSVIMTDEDVAIGEREIQRLLTDDERQKASFEMETITRDGQCIPNENHIALRPMEDGEFRGTVGVLRDITDRKERERELQRQNERLERFVGVVSHDLRNPLNVAENRLELALRECDSEHLDEIAESHERMETLIDDLLALAHTGERVTDEGPVDLRTVMESCQDAVGTGSATLDVETDRTVVADEGRLRRLVENLYRNAVEHGGPDVTVTVGDCEGGFFVEDDGPGIPEPEREDVFESGYTTAESGTGFGLSIVEAVATAHGWSVSVTDGEAGGARFEITGVEFA; encoded by the coding sequence ATGGCCGATGTCCCGTCGTCGATCCGGGTCTTGCACGTCGACGACGACCCAGAGCTCGCGGCCGTGGCCGTCGACTTCCTCGAACGGGAAGACGAGCGCATCACGGCCACCGCCGTCGAAGACGCCGAAAGCGCCCTCTCGTATCTCGACGACCACGAGATCGACTGTATCGTCAGCGACCACGACATGCCCGGGATGGACGGGCTGGAACTGCTGGAGACCGTCCGCGAGACGTACCCCGACCTCCCCTTCGTCCTCTTCACCGGGAAGGGGAGCGAGGAGATCGCGAGCGAAGCGATTTCGGCGGGCGTCTCCGACTACCTGCAGAAGGGGACCAGCACCGAGCAGTACGAGTTGCTCGCCAACCGCATCGGGAACGCGGTCGAGCAACACCTGGCGTCCCGCGCCGTCGAGCGCGCGGAGGGACGTCTCCGGGAACTCGCGGAGAACTCGAACGACGCGTTGTGGATGTATTCGGGCGACTGGTCGGAACTCCAGTTTATCAACTCGGCCTTCGAGGAGATCTGGGGCCAGTCCGCCGAACGGCTCCTGGAGGACCCCCAGGCGTTCCTCGAGGCCGTCCATCCCGACGACCGCGAGTTCGTCCGCGAGGCGGCCGAGCGGCTCTCGGCCGGCGAGTCGGTCAACATCGAGTTCCGGGTCAACGAGTCCGAGGAATACAGCCGGTGGGCCTGGGTGCAGGCCGAGCCGATCTTCGAGGGGGACGAGGTGGCTCGGGTCGTCGGGTTCACCCGGGACATCACCGGCCGCAAGGAGCGCGAGCGGGAACGCGAGCGGTACCGCCGGATCGTCGAGACGATGGGCGACGGTGTGTACGCACTCGACGCGACCGGCTCGTACGTCCACGTCAACGAGTATCTCGCTGCGCTGTCGGGGTACGATCGGGAGACCTGGCTGACGACGTGTGAGCCGTCGGACTTCTTCTCGGAGTCGGACGTGACCGCCTTCGAGGACGCGATCAGGCGACTGCTCACCGAGCCGGAGATGTCCGTCGAGACCGTCGAGGCGGACATGCGGACGGCCGACGGCGGCACCGTCCCCATCGAGGTGAACCTGACACTCCGACCGATGGAAGACGGGGAGTTCCGCGGCACCGTCGGCGTCGTCCGGGACATCACCGAACGTCGGGAGCGCGAGCGCGAACTCGAACAGTACGAGACCATCGTCGAGGCGATCCCCGACGAGGTGTACGCGCTGGACGCCGACGGGCGGTTCGTCACGATCATCCCCCCGACCGACTCGGAGGTGACGACGACCGGGTACGAACCCGATGAACTCGTCGGCGAACACGTCTCGGTCATCATGACCGATGAGGACGTGGCGATCGGCGAGCGGGAGATCCAGCGGTTGCTGACCGACGACGAGCGCCAGAAGGCGTCCTTCGAGATGGAGACGATCACTCGCGACGGCCAGTGCATCCCCAACGAGAACCACATCGCGCTGCGCCCGATGGAGGACGGGGAGTTCCGCGGCACCGTCGGCGTGTTGCGCGACATCACCGACCGCAAAGAGCGCGAGCGCGAACTCCAGCGCCAAAACGAGCGCCTCGAACGGTTCGTCGGCGTCGTCTCCCACGACCTCCGGAACCCGCTGAACGTCGCCGAAAACAGGTTAGAGCTCGCACTCCGGGAGTGTGACAGCGAGCACCTCGACGAGATCGCCGAGAGCCACGAGCGCATGGAGACACTCATCGACGACCTGCTGGCGCTCGCTCACACCGGTGAGCGGGTGACCGACGAAGGCCCGGTGGACCTGCGTACGGTTATGGAGTCCTGTCAGGACGCCGTCGGGACCGGGTCGGCGACGCTCGACGTCGAGACGGACCGGACGGTCGTGGCCGACGAGGGACGACTCAGGCGTCTGGTGGAGAATCTCTACCGCAATGCGGTCGAGCACGGCGGCCCGGACGTGACCGTCACCGTCGGCGACTGCGAGGGCGGTTTCTTCGTCGAAGACGACGGCCCCGGCATCCCCGAACCCGAGCGTGAGGACGTCTTCGAGTCCGGCTACACGACGGCCGAGAGTGGGACCGGGTTCGGCCTCTCTATCGTCGAGGCGGTCGCCACGGCTCACGGGTGGTCGGTCTCGGTCACGGACGGTGAGGCAGGCGGCGCGCGCTTCGAGATCACGGGCGTCGAGTTCGCCTGA
- a CDS encoding CDC48 family AAA ATPase, whose translation MNEVQLEVAKAYPNDSGRGIARLDPDTLLHLKLSPGDIIEIEGSDTTAAKVWRADRQDWNTDTVRIDGFTRQNADVGIGERVTIRKAEAEKADELVLAPPEEASVQFGSDAAGMVKRQILKRPVVERDIVPVMSSTNHPFMRSPGQAIPLIAVETDPEGVVLITEDTDVELREEPISGFEKTGGGITYEDIGGLQNEIQRVREMVELPMKHPQIFKKLGIEPPQGVLLHGPPGTGKTLLAKAVANETSASFFSIAGPEIISKYYGESEQQLREIFEDASEEAPSIIFIDELDSIAPKREDVTGEVERRVVAQLLTMMDGLESRGQVIVIAATNRVDSVDPALRRPGRFDREIEIGVPDEVGREEILQIHTRGMPLSDDVNLSKLAEETHGFVGADIESLTKESAMKALRRYLPEIDLDEEDIPPSLIDRMIIKRDDFKGALNEVSPSAMREVLVELPKINWDHVGGLNDAKEQVQEAVEWPMNSPEKFERMGVTPPSGVLLYGPPGTGKTLMAKAVANETDANFISVRGPQLLSKWVGESEKAIRQTFRKARQVAPTIIFFDELDSLAPGRGGDVGSNVSERVVNQLLTELDGLEEMEDVMVIGATNRPDMIDPALIRSGRFDRLTYIGEPDVEGREQILRIHTQDTPLSADVSLRELAEISEGYVGSDLESICREAAIEALREDDDAEVVEMRHFRQAMEGVRPTVDEDIRDYFQQMEDEFKGGAKPQRKGGRGGGRIGFQ comes from the coding sequence ATGAACGAAGTTCAACTAGAGGTGGCGAAGGCGTACCCGAACGACTCGGGACGCGGTATCGCCCGCCTCGACCCCGACACGCTGTTGCATCTCAAGCTCTCGCCGGGTGACATCATTGAGATCGAAGGGAGCGACACCACCGCGGCGAAGGTCTGGCGCGCCGACCGACAGGACTGGAACACCGACACCGTCCGCATCGACGGGTTCACGCGCCAGAACGCCGACGTGGGCATCGGCGAGCGCGTCACCATCCGCAAAGCCGAGGCCGAGAAGGCAGACGAACTGGTGCTGGCTCCGCCCGAGGAGGCATCCGTACAGTTCGGCTCGGACGCCGCCGGCATGGTCAAACGCCAGATCCTCAAGCGGCCGGTCGTCGAACGGGACATCGTGCCCGTCATGTCGAGCACGAACCACCCGTTCATGCGCTCGCCGGGCCAGGCCATCCCGCTGATCGCCGTCGAGACCGACCCCGAGGGCGTCGTCCTCATCACCGAGGACACCGACGTGGAACTCCGCGAGGAGCCCATCTCCGGCTTCGAGAAGACCGGCGGCGGCATCACCTACGAGGACATCGGCGGCCTGCAAAACGAGATTCAGCGGGTCCGCGAGATGGTCGAACTCCCGATGAAACACCCCCAGATATTCAAGAAACTGGGGATCGAGCCCCCGCAGGGGGTGTTGCTCCACGGGCCGCCCGGGACCGGGAAGACGCTGCTCGCCAAAGCGGTGGCCAACGAGACCTCCGCGAGTTTCTTCTCCATCGCCGGCCCGGAGATCATCTCGAAGTACTACGGCGAATCGGAGCAACAGCTCAGGGAGATCTTCGAGGACGCGAGCGAGGAGGCGCCCTCGATCATCTTCATCGACGAACTGGACTCCATCGCGCCCAAGCGCGAGGACGTGACCGGCGAGGTCGAGCGCCGGGTCGTGGCCCAGCTGCTGACGATGATGGACGGCCTCGAATCCCGGGGCCAGGTCATCGTCATCGCGGCGACCAACCGCGTCGATTCTGTCGATCCCGCACTGCGTCGGCCGGGCCGGTTCGACCGCGAGATCGAGATCGGCGTCCCGGACGAGGTGGGACGCGAGGAGATCCTCCAGATCCACACCCGTGGGATGCCCCTCAGCGACGACGTGAACCTCTCGAAACTCGCCGAGGAGACCCACGGGTTCGTCGGCGCGGACATCGAGAGCCTCACGAAGGAGTCGGCGATGAAGGCCCTGCGGCGGTACCTCCCCGAGATCGACTTAGACGAGGAGGACATCCCGCCGAGCCTGATCGACCGGATGATCATCAAGCGCGACGACTTCAAGGGTGCGCTCAACGAGGTCTCCCCGTCGGCGATGCGGGAGGTCCTCGTGGAACTCCCCAAGATAAACTGGGATCACGTCGGCGGGCTCAACGACGCCAAAGAGCAGGTTCAGGAGGCCGTCGAGTGGCCGATGAACTCCCCCGAGAAGTTCGAGCGCATGGGCGTGACGCCCCCGTCGGGCGTCCTGCTGTACGGCCCGCCGGGTACCGGCAAGACGCTGATGGCCAAGGCCGTCGCCAACGAGACGGACGCCAACTTCATCAGCGTGCGCGGGCCCCAGTTGCTTAGCAAGTGGGTCGGTGAATCGGAGAAGGCGATCCGGCAGACCTTCCGGAAGGCCCGGCAGGTCGCGCCGACGATCATCTTCTTCGACGAACTCGACTCGCTGGCCCCCGGTCGGGGTGGCGACGTCGGCTCGAACGTCTCCGAGCGCGTCGTCAACCAGTTGCTCACGGAACTCGACGGACTGGAGGAGATGGAGGACGTGATGGTCATCGGCGCGACCAACCGGCCGGACATGATCGATCCGGCACTGATCCGGTCGGGGCGGTTCGACCGGCTGACCTACATCGGCGAACCCGACGTGGAGGGTCGCGAACAGATCCTCCGCATCCACACGCAGGACACGCCGCTGTCGGCGGACGTGAGCCTGCGCGAACTCGCCGAGATCTCCGAGGGCTACGTCGGCTCCGATCTGGAGAGCATCTGCCGCGAGGCGGCCATCGAGGCGTTGCGCGAGGACGACGACGCCGAAGTCGTCGAGATGCGCCACTTCCGACAGGCGATGGAGGGCGTCCGGCCGACCGTCGACGAGGACATCCGCGACTACTTCCAGCAGATGGAAGACGAGTTCAAGGGCGGGGCCAAGCCCCAGCGCAAAGGCGGTCGCGGCGGCGGCCGCATCGGCTTCCAGTAA
- a CDS encoding CBS domain-containing protein, producing the protein MDIADIATSDYIEVDATERLAKVRSIFERKNPRGIIVTDDGDYEGVIGRKQLLQSHVQDDAKAESLVVSAPKVERTDDVREVARVLVEGGTKIAPVFEAGRLWGIVTTNSILEAVLEHLDALTVGDIYTENVVTVGEDTRIGQAINLLREHGISRVPVLDEDGLLSGMLTTHDIVDVVVRDMDKTTRGERAGGNDRILDIPVYDVMSSPVSTTETAESVRSAVTRMIENDYNGLVVTPEDDDSQVVGILTKTDVLRALTYTEEEHMDVQITNIKLLEALSRDTVREDIEAVVDKYSDMQVRHAHVRFHEHKEKLRGTPLLQCQIRLRTTEGQIAGSGEGYGAEQSFNVALDKLERNVLELKDVRADEEYRGQLLRKLGEL; encoded by the coding sequence ATGGATATTGCTGATATCGCGACCAGCGATTATATCGAAGTCGACGCTACCGAGCGGCTGGCGAAGGTCCGCTCCATCTTCGAGCGCAAGAACCCGCGGGGCATCATCGTCACCGACGACGGGGACTACGAGGGTGTGATCGGCCGGAAACAGCTCCTCCAGTCCCACGTGCAGGACGACGCCAAAGCCGAGTCCCTCGTGGTGTCGGCCCCGAAGGTCGAACGGACCGACGACGTGCGCGAGGTCGCGCGCGTCCTCGTCGAAGGGGGCACGAAGATCGCCCCCGTCTTCGAGGCCGGCCGGCTGTGGGGAATCGTCACGACCAACTCGATCCTCGAAGCCGTCCTCGAACACCTCGACGCGCTGACCGTCGGCGACATCTACACCGAGAACGTCGTCACGGTGGGCGAGGACACCCGCATCGGGCAGGCGATCAACCTCCTGCGCGAGCACGGCATCTCGCGGGTACCCGTCCTCGACGAGGACGGCCTGCTCTCGGGGATGCTCACCACCCACGACATCGTCGACGTGGTCGTCCGGGACATGGACAAGACCACTCGCGGCGAGCGCGCCGGGGGCAACGACCGCATCCTCGACATCCCGGTGTACGACGTGATGTCTAGCCCCGTGTCCACGACCGAGACCGCCGAGTCGGTCCGGTCGGCCGTCACCCGGATGATCGAAAACGACTACAACGGCCTGGTCGTCACCCCCGAAGACGACGACAGCCAGGTGGTCGGCATCCTCACCAAGACCGACGTCTTGCGGGCGCTGACCTACACCGAGGAGGAGCACATGGACGTTCAGATCACGAACATCAAGCTCCTCGAGGCGCTCTCCCGGGACACCGTCCGCGAGGACATCGAGGCCGTCGTCGACAAGTACAGCGACATGCAGGTCCGGCACGCCCACGTCCGCTTCCACGAACACAAGGAGAAACTGCGGGGCACGCCGCTGCTCCAGTGTCAGATCCGCCTGCGCACCACCGAGGGCCAGATCGCCGGCTCCGGCGAGGGCTACGGCGCGGAACAGTCGTTCAACGTCGCACTGGACAAACTCGAACGCAACGTCCTCGAACTGAAAGACGTGCGGGCCGACGAGGAGTACCGCGGGCAGCTCCTCCGGAAACTCGGCGAGCTGTAG
- a CDS encoding HTH domain-containing protein — MNNEIRLELYVRTLSPPGARTRQEQVIERLQRLEDEGHIADFYVKVWGRQIDPTTKAADTDQGQFILNRIAEFKQWALADNTTLESFYQTHEQSSSITGRDHTTIVLPKMGLAEYHGSELEQVTPCTEGDDVISVVNHLDDLERRLADQPTASAAAPVAEE; from the coding sequence ATGAACAACGAAATACGACTCGAACTCTACGTGCGGACGCTCTCTCCACCGGGTGCACGCACGCGACAGGAGCAGGTGATCGAGCGCCTCCAGCGCCTCGAAGACGAGGGACACATCGCCGATTTCTACGTGAAAGTCTGGGGCCGCCAGATCGATCCGACGACGAAGGCCGCCGACACGGATCAGGGACAGTTCATCCTCAACCGGATCGCCGAGTTCAAGCAGTGGGCGCTGGCCGACAACACCACCCTCGAATCGTTCTATCAGACCCACGAGCAGTCCTCGTCGATCACCGGACGGGACCACACCACCATCGTCCTGCCGAAGATGGGCCTGGCCGAGTACCACGGGAGCGAACTCGAACAGGTCACGCCCTGCACCGAGGGAGACGACGTGATCAGCGTCGTCAACCACCTCGACGACCTCGAACGCCGACTGGCCGACCAGCCGACGGCCAGCGCGGCCGCACCGGTCGCCGAGGAGTAA